One genomic segment of Micromonospora sp. WMMC415 includes these proteins:
- a CDS encoding type I polyketide synthase, whose amino-acid sequence MSRIAIVGMANRYPDATSPGELWENAVAGRRAFRRLPDVRMRLDDYWDPDPATPDRFYARTAAVIEGYEFDRIAYKIAGSTYRSTDLTHWLALDVAAMALADAGFPMAEGLPRERTCVVVGNSLTGEFSRANQLRLRWPYVQRMVAAALKEQDWDDDQLAAFLADFEARYKAPFPGIDEDTLAGGLSNTIAGRICNHFDLKGGGYTVDGACSSSLLSVATACKTLLDGEVDVAVAGGVDISIDPFEIIGFAKTGALARDEMRVYDRRSNGFWPGEGCGMIVLMRERDALDAGHRVYATIAGWGISSDGKGGITRPEVNGYQLALRRAYERAGFGIDTVGLFEGHGTGTAVGDATELKALSLARRAADPRAPKAAISSVKGMIGHTKAAAGVAGLIKAAMAVHHEMIPPAIGCVDPHELLTADDAALRVLRRAEPWPGDTPVRAGITAMGFGGINTHVVLDKREPKRRTRMDSRTRNLSRSVQDAELLAVDAESAGLLRDRVQQLLDFVPQVAYAQLGDLAATLHRELQDRPYRAAVVASSPEDAERQLRRVRDALDAGETRLLTADGRAFCGHVVEEGRIGFLFPGQGSGRGTSGGALRRRFGRAEDVYERAALPTSGDMVATAVAQPRIVTGSMAGLRVLSDLGVEARVAVGHSLGELSALHWAGAMDGETLLRVAAVRGRTMAEHSASGTMASLAASPDAVAGLLPGHDVVVAGYNGPQQTVVAGPVDAVEAVSRAAKDAGINATRLSVSHAFHSPLVAPAAAAFGERLAEEHFGPVREPVVSTVTGEVLAPDTDVPALLHRQITDPVLFAQAVALAAKDIDLFVEVGPGRVLSGLAAAVTDVPAVALDTDDESLTGLLRVVAAAYVTGAADVHPGLFHGRLIRPVQLGQQFSFFASPCEAAPTVDVRPVAAGAPVETEPAAPAGSGESGLELLRRLAAERAELPLEMVRDDSRLLDDLHLSSITVGQVVNQAAQQLGIGAAETPTNFATATLRELAEAFDELHRTARPADAEQRPVVAGAAPWSRPFRLDLDPVPLPARGPAEENGHWRVYAPDGDPLAEKLRRGLERGRVGSGVLVCLPADCQEEHLDLALQGARAALTGQLGDRFVVVERGRGAAGLAKTLRLEAPQLRVTVVHVPTDGVAAERVLAEVAATEEFAEVHHDEQGRRLVPTLRAMPVRAARPVPPLDGGDVLLVTGGGKGITAECAIVVARDTGARLAVLGRSDPAADEELAANLRRMSEQGLTVHYARADVTDAGQVRAAVAEVTAALGPVTGVLHGAGRNEPAALTNLDRDAVRRTFAPKIDGLRAVLDAVDTGRLKALITFGSIIGRSGLRGEAHYAMANDWLADLTTEFGRHHPECRTLCLEWSVWSGAGMGERLSVVEALERDGVTPITLDQGVAIMRRLLVDADAPPVVVVSGRTQGIDTVRHHVPDLPLLRFVDRLPVHYPGVELVSETTLSADTDRYLPDHLLDGNLLFPAVFGMEAMAQVATALTGRRSVPLIEAAEFARPIVVPPDGSTTVRIAAVVTDDDTVQVSIRSAETGFAADHFRARLRFTDAPAPDGPPEQVGPGLPDVPLAPDRDLYGDVLFQGRRFQRLRRYHRAAARDVDADLAVHPDTDWFAGFLPAELILGDPGVRDALMHGNQVCVPHATLLPAGIERVHPGGAALSAAGEVRYCARERSRDGDTYVYDIAVRDADGRVLERWDGLRLQAVRKRSDLRWVAPLLGPYLEREFGDLLGVPIAVAVEPDAPGDGGAGAAGRGRTARAAGRAFGRAVDVRYRPDGRPEVDGDRQVSAAHGAGLTFCVVGPGPLGCDVEPVTARPAPEWDGLLGPNRGLADLVAAETGEDLAVAATRVWTATECLQKAGLPQRSPLALHSTGDGRVLLASGDLRIATAPATLRDQAAPVVFAVLTGKDG is encoded by the coding sequence ATGAGCAGGATCGCCATCGTCGGGATGGCCAACCGTTACCCCGACGCCACCTCCCCAGGCGAGCTGTGGGAGAACGCCGTCGCCGGCCGCCGCGCCTTCCGCCGCCTACCGGACGTGCGCATGCGGCTCGACGACTACTGGGACCCGGACCCGGCGACACCGGACCGCTTCTACGCCCGTACCGCCGCCGTCATCGAGGGGTACGAGTTCGACCGGATCGCCTACAAGATCGCCGGCAGCACGTACCGGTCCACCGACCTCACCCACTGGCTGGCGCTGGACGTCGCCGCCATGGCGCTCGCCGACGCCGGTTTCCCGATGGCCGAGGGGCTGCCCCGCGAACGCACCTGCGTCGTGGTCGGCAACAGCCTCACCGGCGAGTTCTCCCGCGCCAACCAGCTGCGGCTGCGGTGGCCGTACGTGCAGCGCATGGTGGCCGCCGCGCTCAAGGAGCAGGACTGGGACGACGACCAGCTGGCCGCGTTCCTGGCCGACTTCGAGGCCCGCTACAAGGCGCCGTTCCCCGGCATCGACGAGGACACCCTGGCCGGTGGCCTGTCCAACACCATCGCCGGCCGGATCTGCAACCACTTCGACCTCAAGGGCGGCGGGTACACGGTGGACGGCGCCTGCTCGTCCTCCCTGCTCTCCGTCGCCACCGCCTGCAAGACCCTGCTCGACGGCGAGGTCGACGTGGCGGTGGCCGGCGGCGTGGACATCTCGATCGACCCCTTCGAGATCATTGGCTTCGCCAAGACCGGCGCGCTGGCCCGCGACGAGATGCGCGTCTACGACCGCAGGTCCAACGGCTTCTGGCCGGGCGAGGGCTGCGGGATGATCGTGCTGATGCGCGAGCGGGACGCCCTCGACGCCGGGCACCGCGTCTACGCCACCATCGCCGGCTGGGGCATCTCCTCCGACGGCAAGGGCGGCATCACCCGCCCCGAGGTCAACGGCTACCAGCTCGCGCTGCGCCGCGCGTACGAGCGGGCCGGGTTCGGGATCGACACCGTCGGCCTGTTCGAAGGGCACGGCACCGGCACCGCCGTCGGCGACGCCACCGAGCTGAAGGCCCTCTCGCTGGCCCGCCGGGCGGCCGACCCGCGCGCTCCGAAGGCCGCGATCAGCTCCGTGAAGGGGATGATCGGCCACACCAAGGCGGCCGCCGGCGTCGCCGGCCTCATCAAGGCCGCCATGGCGGTGCACCACGAGATGATCCCGCCAGCGATCGGCTGCGTCGACCCGCACGAGCTGCTCACCGCCGACGACGCCGCGCTGCGGGTGCTGCGCCGGGCCGAACCCTGGCCGGGGGACACCCCGGTACGCGCCGGCATCACCGCGATGGGCTTCGGCGGCATCAACACCCACGTGGTGTTGGACAAGCGGGAACCGAAGCGGCGCACCAGGATGGACAGCCGCACCCGCAACCTGAGCCGCTCGGTGCAGGACGCCGAGCTGCTCGCCGTCGACGCCGAGTCGGCCGGCCTACTGCGCGACCGGGTGCAGCAGCTGCTGGACTTCGTCCCCCAGGTGGCGTACGCCCAGCTCGGCGACCTGGCCGCCACCCTGCACCGGGAGCTGCAGGACCGGCCGTACCGGGCGGCGGTCGTGGCCTCCTCGCCGGAGGACGCGGAGCGCCAGCTGCGGCGCGTCCGGGACGCCCTGGACGCCGGCGAGACCCGGCTGCTCACCGCCGACGGGCGGGCGTTCTGCGGGCACGTGGTCGAGGAGGGCCGCATCGGCTTCCTCTTCCCCGGCCAGGGTTCCGGCCGCGGCACCAGCGGCGGCGCCCTGCGCCGCCGGTTCGGCCGGGCCGAGGACGTGTACGAGCGGGCCGCCCTCCCGACCAGCGGCGACATGGTGGCCACCGCGGTCGCCCAGCCCCGCATCGTCACCGGGTCCATGGCCGGCCTGCGGGTCCTGTCCGACCTGGGGGTCGAGGCGCGGGTGGCCGTCGGGCACAGCCTCGGCGAGCTGTCCGCCCTGCACTGGGCGGGCGCCATGGACGGGGAGACCCTGCTGCGGGTCGCCGCCGTACGCGGGCGCACCATGGCCGAGCACAGCGCCTCCGGCACCATGGCCAGCCTGGCCGCCTCGCCGGACGCGGTGGCCGGCCTGCTGCCCGGCCACGACGTGGTCGTCGCCGGCTACAACGGCCCGCAGCAGACGGTGGTCGCCGGACCGGTCGACGCCGTCGAGGCGGTGAGCCGGGCCGCGAAGGACGCCGGCATCAACGCCACCCGGCTGTCCGTGTCGCACGCGTTCCACTCCCCGCTGGTGGCACCCGCCGCCGCGGCCTTCGGCGAGCGGCTGGCCGAGGAACACTTCGGACCGGTACGCGAGCCGGTGGTCTCCACCGTCACCGGCGAGGTGCTCGCCCCGGACACCGACGTCCCGGCGCTGCTGCACCGGCAGATCACCGACCCGGTGCTCTTCGCGCAGGCCGTCGCCCTCGCCGCGAAGGACATCGACCTGTTCGTCGAGGTCGGCCCCGGCCGGGTGCTCAGCGGCCTGGCCGCCGCGGTGACCGACGTGCCGGCCGTGGCGCTGGACACCGACGACGAGTCGCTGACCGGCCTGCTGCGGGTGGTCGCGGCCGCGTACGTCACCGGCGCCGCGGACGTCCACCCGGGCCTGTTCCACGGCCGGCTCATCCGGCCCGTGCAGCTCGGCCAGCAGTTCAGCTTCTTCGCCAGCCCGTGCGAGGCGGCTCCCACCGTCGACGTCCGCCCCGTCGCGGCGGGGGCGCCGGTCGAGACCGAGCCCGCCGCACCGGCCGGGAGCGGCGAGTCCGGCCTGGAACTGCTGCGCCGGCTGGCCGCCGAACGGGCGGAGCTGCCGCTGGAGATGGTGCGCGACGACAGCCGGCTCCTCGACGACCTGCACCTCAGCTCGATCACCGTCGGCCAGGTGGTCAACCAGGCCGCCCAGCAGCTCGGCATCGGTGCCGCCGAGACGCCGACGAACTTCGCCACCGCCACCCTGCGGGAGCTGGCGGAAGCGTTCGACGAGCTGCACCGGACGGCCCGCCCGGCCGACGCCGAGCAGCGGCCGGTGGTGGCCGGCGCCGCGCCGTGGTCCCGGCCGTTCCGGCTGGACCTGGACCCGGTGCCACTGCCCGCGCGCGGCCCGGCCGAGGAGAACGGCCACTGGCGGGTGTACGCGCCGGACGGCGACCCGCTCGCCGAGAAGCTGCGGCGTGGCCTCGAACGCGGCCGGGTCGGCTCCGGCGTGCTGGTCTGCCTGCCCGCCGACTGCCAGGAGGAACACCTGGACCTCGCCCTCCAGGGTGCCCGGGCCGCCCTGACCGGCCAGCTCGGCGACCGGTTCGTCGTCGTCGAGCGCGGGCGCGGCGCGGCCGGCCTGGCCAAGACGCTCCGGTTGGAGGCACCCCAGCTCCGGGTGACCGTCGTGCACGTCCCGACCGACGGCGTGGCCGCCGAGAGGGTGCTGGCCGAGGTCGCCGCCACCGAGGAGTTCGCCGAGGTCCACCACGACGAGCAGGGACGGCGGCTCGTCCCGACCCTGCGGGCCATGCCGGTACGAGCGGCGCGGCCGGTGCCGCCGCTGGACGGCGGTGACGTGCTGCTGGTCACCGGCGGCGGCAAGGGCATCACCGCGGAGTGCGCCATCGTGGTGGCCCGCGACACCGGGGCGCGGCTGGCCGTGCTCGGCCGCTCCGACCCGGCCGCCGACGAGGAGCTGGCCGCGAACCTGCGACGGATGAGCGAGCAGGGGCTCACCGTCCACTACGCCCGCGCCGACGTCACCGACGCCGGGCAGGTCCGGGCGGCGGTGGCCGAGGTGACGGCCGCGCTCGGCCCGGTCACCGGCGTGCTGCACGGCGCCGGCCGCAACGAGCCGGCCGCGCTCACCAACCTCGACCGGGACGCGGTCCGGCGGACGTTCGCGCCGAAGATCGACGGCCTGCGGGCGGTGCTGGACGCGGTCGACACCGGCCGGTTGAAGGCGCTCATCACGTTCGGCAGCATCATCGGTCGCAGCGGCCTGCGCGGCGAGGCGCACTACGCGATGGCCAACGACTGGCTCGCGGACCTCACCACCGAGTTCGGCCGCCACCACCCGGAGTGCCGCACGCTCTGTCTGGAGTGGTCGGTCTGGTCGGGGGCCGGGATGGGGGAGCGGCTGTCGGTGGTCGAAGCCCTCGAACGCGACGGCGTCACGCCGATCACGCTCGACCAGGGCGTGGCGATCATGCGCCGGCTGCTGGTCGACGCGGACGCCCCGCCGGTCGTCGTCGTCAGCGGCCGTACGCAGGGCATCGACACGGTCCGGCACCACGTGCCCGACCTGCCGCTGCTGCGTTTCGTCGACCGGCTGCCGGTCCACTACCCCGGCGTCGAACTGGTCTCCGAGACCACGCTCAGCGCGGACACCGACCGTTACCTTCCCGACCACCTGCTCGACGGCAACCTGCTCTTCCCGGCCGTGTTCGGCATGGAGGCGATGGCCCAGGTCGCGACCGCGCTGACCGGTCGCCGGTCGGTCCCGTTGATCGAGGCGGCGGAGTTCGCCCGGCCGATCGTGGTGCCGCCGGACGGCAGCACCACCGTCCGGATCGCCGCGGTCGTGACCGACGACGACACGGTGCAGGTGAGCATCCGCAGCGCGGAGACCGGCTTCGCCGCCGACCACTTCCGCGCCCGCCTGCGCTTCACCGACGCCCCGGCGCCGGACGGCCCGCCCGAGCAGGTCGGGCCCGGGCTGCCGGACGTCCCGCTGGCGCCGGACCGGGACCTGTACGGCGACGTCCTGTTCCAGGGGCGGCGGTTCCAGCGGCTGCGCCGCTACCACCGCGCCGCCGCCCGGGACGTCGACGCGGACCTCGCGGTGCACCCCGACACGGACTGGTTCGCCGGCTTCCTGCCGGCCGAGCTGATCCTCGGCGACCCCGGCGTGCGGGACGCGCTGATGCACGGCAACCAGGTGTGCGTCCCGCACGCCACGTTGTTGCCCGCCGGCATCGAGCGGGTCCACCCCGGCGGGGCGGCCCTGTCGGCGGCGGGGGAGGTGCGCTACTGCGCCCGCGAACGCAGCCGCGACGGGGACACCTACGTCTACGACATCGCCGTGCGGGACGCCGACGGGCGGGTCCTGGAGCGCTGGGACGGGCTGCGGTTGCAGGCCGTCCGCAAGCGCAGCGACCTGCGCTGGGTGGCGCCGCTGCTCGGGCCGTACCTGGAACGGGAGTTCGGCGACCTGCTGGGCGTCCCGATCGCGGTGGCGGTCGAGCCCGACGCCCCCGGCGACGGCGGTGCCGGCGCCGCCGGTCGGGGCCGCACCGCCCGCGCCGCCGGCCGGGCCTTCGGCCGCGCGGTCGACGTGCGGTACCGGCCCGACGGGCGCCCCGAGGTCGACGGCGACCGGCAGGTGTCCGCGGCGCACGGCGCGGGGCTCACCTTCTGCGTGGTCGGCCCCGGCCCGCTCGGTTGCGACGTGGAGCCGGTGACGGCCCGCCCGGCACCGGAGTGGGACGGGCTGCTCGGCCCGAACCGGGGCCTGGCCGACCTGGTCGCCGCCGAGACCGGCGAGGATCTCGCCGTCGCGGCGACCCGGGTCTGGACGGCGACGGAGTGCCTCCAGAAGGCGGGGCTGCCGCAGCGCTCGCCGCTGGCGCTGCACTCCACCGGCGACGGGCGGGTGCTGCTCGCCTCCGGGGACCTGCGGATCGCCACCGCGCCGGCGACCCTGCGCGACCAGGCCGCGCCGGTGGTCTTCGCGGTGCTGACCGGAAAGGACGGGTGA
- a CDS encoding thioesterase family protein — protein sequence MGDYYEYRHIVGFEETNLVGNVYYVNYLRWQGRCREMFLHERAPEVLADVRDDLKLFTLKVDCEFFAEITAFDELSIRMRLVDLAQTQLEFSFDYVRLDPGGGSTLVARGRQRVACMRGPNTRTRPARVPEALVRALRPYRAPTGAQPAGTRRT from the coding sequence ATGGGCGACTACTACGAGTACCGGCACATCGTCGGGTTCGAGGAGACCAACCTCGTCGGCAACGTCTACTACGTCAACTACCTGCGCTGGCAGGGCCGGTGCCGGGAGATGTTCCTCCACGAGCGCGCCCCGGAGGTGCTCGCCGACGTCCGCGACGACCTGAAGCTGTTCACCCTGAAGGTCGACTGCGAGTTCTTCGCCGAGATCACCGCCTTCGACGAGTTGTCCATCCGGATGCGGCTGGTCGACCTCGCCCAGACGCAGCTGGAGTTCAGCTTCGACTACGTCCGGCTCGACCCGGGCGGCGGCAGCACGCTCGTCGCCCGGGGCCGGCAGCGGGTGGCCTGCATGCGGGGACCGAACACCCGGACCCGGCCGGCGCGTGTGCCGGAGGCGCTGGTGCGGGCCCTGCGCCCGTACCGCGCCCCGACCGGGGCGCAACCGGCCGGAACCAGGAGGACCTGA
- a CDS encoding enediyne biosynthesis protein: protein MTATPTAAPRHDPKVITALRNFAISITVFNIFGYTVLGFEQPWLWPFVALATGYSIEIVLEAVGARAEGRRPRYLGNGLRGLVQFLYPAHITSLAMNMLIYVNDQILVLIFGVAVAIGAKWVLRAPFKGRMRHYMNPSNFGIAVILLLFPWASIAPPYHFTEHITGFWDWFVPAIIIVGGTMINGKLTGRMWLIAGWVSFFVLQAVIRGVVLDVSITGALAMMTGTAFVLFTNYMVTDPGTSPSPPAAQFAFGAGVAVVYGLLTGAGIAYGIFFATALVCLARGGFHWALHFVNQARERRDAQAGPSVTRAPTVPVVAAPEHGKEVVPA, encoded by the coding sequence ATGACCGCGACCCCGACCGCAGCGCCCCGCCACGACCCCAAGGTGATCACGGCGCTGCGCAACTTCGCGATCTCGATCACGGTGTTCAACATCTTCGGCTACACCGTGCTGGGCTTCGAGCAGCCCTGGCTGTGGCCGTTCGTCGCCCTGGCGACCGGCTACTCGATCGAGATCGTCCTGGAGGCGGTGGGCGCCCGGGCGGAGGGCCGCCGGCCACGCTACCTCGGCAACGGGCTGCGCGGGCTGGTCCAGTTCCTCTACCCGGCGCACATCACCAGCCTCGCGATGAACATGCTGATCTACGTCAACGACCAGATCCTGGTGCTGATCTTCGGCGTGGCGGTCGCGATCGGCGCCAAGTGGGTCCTCCGCGCCCCCTTCAAGGGCCGGATGCGGCACTACATGAACCCGTCGAACTTCGGCATCGCGGTGATCCTGCTGCTCTTCCCGTGGGCCAGCATCGCCCCGCCGTACCACTTCACCGAGCACATCACCGGCTTCTGGGACTGGTTCGTGCCGGCGATCATCATCGTCGGCGGCACCATGATCAACGGGAAGCTCACCGGTCGCATGTGGCTCATCGCGGGCTGGGTGTCCTTCTTCGTCCTCCAGGCCGTCATCCGCGGCGTCGTGCTGGACGTCTCGATCACCGGGGCGCTCGCCATGATGACCGGCACCGCGTTCGTGCTGTTCACCAACTACATGGTCACCGACCCGGGGACCAGCCCGTCCCCGCCCGCCGCCCAGTTCGCCTTCGGCGCCGGCGTCGCCGTCGTCTACGGCCTCCTCACCGGCGCCGGCATCGCGTACGGGATCTTCTTCGCCACCGCCCTGGTGTGCCTCGCCCGCGGCGGCTTCCACTGGGCGCTGCACTTCGTCAACCAGGCCCGCGAACGCCGCGATGCCCAGGCGGGCCCGTCCGTCACCCGGGCGCCGACCGTACCCGTCGTCGCCGCCCCCGAACACGGCAAGGAGGTCGTGCCGGCATGA
- a CDS encoding CRTAC1 family protein: MSMTVGWLRRQLAGVLALVLMVGLFFASRLPYASADEREDLADRYRFAPTTVSLPGGFPQQTIRRVNQDYKKIDAWISSVGSAIAMNDLDGDGLANDLCVTDPRTDQVSVTPVPGRGGDRYAPFALRPDPLPMTTPMAPMGCVPGDFNEDGRTDLLVYLWGRTPILYLAKAGVTGLSAAAYQPTELVPGNPARYEGPLWNTNAVAVDDFDGDGHVDIFVGNYFPHSAVLDDTVKGGVQMNDSMSHGVNGGEDYVLRFTGGTGGATPTATYELVENVLPFAASKGWALAAGANDLDGDQLPELYVAHDFGPDRLLHNRSTPGNIRFALVESAVGRALVPKSKRIGVDSFKGMGVDFGDLDRDGRYDMFVSNITTSFGIEESHFAFIDTAKDDADLRRQFTAGRAPYTDRSAPLGLAWSGWGWDAKLADFDNGGELVVAQTTGFVKGDVNRWPQLQELATANDELLRHPLWWPNVNAGDDIGGSQRLHFFAKGPDGRYVNLAGELGLDIPVPTRGIATGDADGDGRLDFAVARQWDEPVFYHNQSPSPGAFLGLRLIHDGPAAPADAGLPAPGSPVVGAQVRVTTADGRTFITRVDGGSGHSGKRSHEAHVGLGRDVTGPVRVDLRWRDRTGQVRQQELQLTPGWHTLRLGSQAQER, translated from the coding sequence ATGTCGATGACAGTGGGATGGCTGCGCCGCCAGCTGGCCGGGGTGCTGGCCCTCGTGCTGATGGTGGGCCTGTTCTTCGCCTCCCGGCTGCCGTACGCCTCGGCCGACGAGCGGGAGGACCTGGCGGACCGGTACCGGTTCGCGCCGACGACGGTCTCGCTGCCGGGCGGTTTCCCGCAGCAGACCATCCGCCGGGTCAACCAGGACTACAAGAAGATCGACGCGTGGATCTCGTCGGTCGGCTCCGCGATCGCCATGAACGACCTCGACGGCGACGGCCTCGCCAACGACCTCTGCGTCACCGACCCCCGCACCGACCAGGTGAGCGTCACGCCGGTTCCCGGCCGCGGCGGCGACCGGTACGCGCCGTTCGCGCTGCGCCCGGACCCCCTGCCGATGACCACGCCGATGGCGCCGATGGGCTGCGTGCCCGGGGACTTCAACGAGGACGGCCGGACGGACCTGCTGGTCTACCTGTGGGGCCGGACGCCGATCCTCTACCTCGCGAAGGCCGGCGTCACCGGGCTCTCCGCCGCCGCGTACCAGCCGACCGAGCTGGTGCCCGGCAACCCCGCCCGGTACGAGGGCCCGCTGTGGAACACCAACGCCGTCGCGGTCGACGACTTCGACGGCGACGGTCACGTGGACATCTTCGTCGGCAACTACTTCCCGCACAGCGCCGTCCTCGACGACACCGTCAAGGGCGGGGTGCAGATGAACGACTCGATGTCCCACGGCGTCAACGGCGGCGAGGACTACGTCCTCCGCTTCACCGGGGGCACCGGCGGCGCCACCCCGACGGCCACCTACGAGCTGGTCGAGAACGTCCTGCCGTTCGCGGCATCCAAGGGCTGGGCCCTCGCGGCCGGCGCCAACGACCTCGACGGCGACCAGTTGCCCGAGCTGTACGTCGCGCACGACTTCGGCCCGGACCGGCTGCTGCACAACCGTTCCACCCCGGGCAACATCAGGTTCGCGCTGGTGGAGAGCGCGGTCGGCCGCGCCCTGGTCCCCAAGTCCAAGCGGATCGGCGTCGACTCGTTCAAGGGCATGGGCGTCGACTTCGGCGACCTGGACCGCGACGGCCGGTACGACATGTTCGTCAGCAACATCACGACCTCCTTCGGCATCGAGGAGAGCCACTTCGCCTTCATCGACACGGCGAAGGACGACGCCGACCTGCGCCGGCAGTTCACCGCGGGCCGCGCCCCGTACACCGACCGGAGCGCGCCGCTCGGCCTCGCCTGGTCGGGTTGGGGCTGGGACGCCAAGCTGGCCGACTTCGACAACGGCGGCGAGCTGGTCGTCGCCCAGACCACCGGCTTCGTCAAGGGCGACGTGAACCGCTGGCCCCAGCTCCAGGAGCTGGCCACCGCCAACGACGAGCTGCTGCGGCACCCGCTGTGGTGGCCGAACGTCAACGCCGGCGACGACATCGGTGGCAGCCAGCGGCTGCACTTCTTCGCCAAGGGCCCGGACGGCCGGTACGTGAACCTCGCCGGCGAACTGGGCCTCGACATTCCGGTGCCCACTCGCGGCATCGCCACCGGTGACGCCGACGGCGACGGCCGGCTGGACTTCGCGGTGGCCCGGCAGTGGGACGAGCCGGTCTTCTACCACAACCAGAGCCCGTCGCCCGGCGCGTTCCTCGGGCTCCGGCTGATCCACGACGGCCCGGCCGCGCCGGCCGACGCCGGGCTGCCGGCACCGGGCTCACCGGTGGTGGGCGCCCAGGTGCGGGTGACCACCGCCGACGGGCGGACCTTCATCACCCGCGTCGACGGCGGCAGCGGCCACTCCGGCAAGCGCAGCCACGAGGCGCACGTCGGTCTGGGCCGGGACGTCACCGGCCCGGTCCGGGTGGACCTGCGGTGGCGCGACCGCACCGGGCAGGTCCGGCAGCAGGAACTTCAGTTGACCCCGGGCTGGCACACGCTGCGGCTCGGCTCCCAGGCCCAGGAGAGGTGA
- a CDS encoding flavin reductase family protein, with translation MSIDQVTPVAATDPDGLRGAFGTFATGVTVVSVGGPLPHGMTANSFTSVSLDPPLVLVCVDRRAVMHDRLLASGVFGVSVLADDQEKVARHFADRRRPLGAAQFDTVEWTPGRVTGTPLIDGALARFECAVWQVYDGGDHSIVTGRLLSAERRGDDDPVLFLRGRFRRVAAEPSGVAT, from the coding sequence ATGAGCATCGACCAGGTGACACCCGTCGCGGCCACCGACCCGGACGGGCTGCGCGGGGCGTTCGGGACCTTCGCGACCGGGGTGACGGTGGTGTCGGTCGGTGGCCCGCTGCCGCACGGCATGACGGCCAACTCGTTCACGTCGGTCTCCCTCGACCCGCCGCTGGTGCTGGTCTGCGTGGACCGCCGGGCCGTCATGCACGACCGGCTCCTCGCCAGCGGGGTCTTCGGCGTCTCCGTCCTCGCCGACGACCAGGAGAAGGTGGCCCGGCACTTCGCCGACCGCCGGCGCCCGCTGGGCGCGGCCCAGTTCGACACGGTGGAGTGGACGCCGGGCCGGGTGACCGGGACGCCGCTGATCGACGGCGCGCTGGCCCGGTTCGAGTGCGCCGTCTGGCAGGTGTACGACGGCGGCGACCACAGCATCGTCACGGGGCGGCTGCTGTCGGCCGAGCGGCGCGGCGACGACGATCCGGTGCTGTTCCTCCGGGGCCGCTTCCGCCGCGTCGCGGCCGAACCGAGCGGGGTGGCGACGTGA